One region of Olleya sp. Hel_I_94 genomic DNA includes:
- a CDS encoding BlaI/MecI/CopY family transcriptional regulator codes for MKVLTKAEEDIMQVLWQLENANVKQIIEFLPEPKPAYNTVSTIVRILESKGFVDYKKQGKGHIYFPVLKKQDYSNQSITKLVDNYFQGSFKSMVSFFVKKNDISLNELETVLKEINKKE; via the coding sequence ATGAAAGTACTTACCAAAGCAGAAGAGGATATTATGCAAGTTTTATGGCAGCTAGAAAATGCTAATGTTAAACAAATAATTGAGTTTTTACCAGAACCTAAGCCAGCATATAATACAGTGTCCACCATTGTTAGGATTTTAGAATCTAAGGGGTTTGTAGATTATAAAAAACAAGGAAAAGGACATATTTACTTTCCTGTTTTAAAAAAACAAGATTATAGTAATCAATCGATTACTAAATTGGTGGATAATTATTTTCAAGGTTCGTTTAAAAGTATGGTCTCTTTTTTTGTTAAAAAAAATGACATTAGTTTAAACGAGTTAGAAACGGTATTAAAGGAGATTAATAAAAAAGAATAG
- a CDS encoding Bax inhibitor-1/YccA family protein, giving the protein MRYLEKTSNPAFTNYFWKNQNPASGHKMTVTGIMTKTLFCLLVITTIVVAIWKLYANGTSIKWFASGGMLATIVISIVLSVRQQWAHVLVPLYAVAKGFFLGGITAYAQARFPDLPYQAIGVTIVTFFVVLFLYQTRLIVVTNTTKSVIITVCTTIFLVYIISWILSLFGIKSFIWGTSWLAIGFNIFATIFAALSLLLDFDYIERQKNKASKYKEWMATWGLLVTLIWLYVEILRLMKKFAIRF; this is encoded by the coding sequence ATGCGTTATTTAGAAAAAACTTCTAATCCAGCATTTACAAATTACTTTTGGAAAAATCAAAATCCTGCTTCTGGTCATAAAATGACAGTTACAGGTATTATGACCAAAACCTTATTTTGTTTACTAGTTATAACAACTATTGTTGTTGCCATCTGGAAGCTTTATGCCAACGGAACCAGTATTAAATGGTTTGCTTCTGGAGGTATGCTTGCTACTATTGTTATTAGTATTGTGCTTTCTGTTAGACAACAGTGGGCTCATGTTTTAGTACCATTGTATGCTGTCGCAAAAGGCTTTTTTCTTGGTGGTATTACTGCTTATGCTCAGGCTAGGTTTCCGGATTTACCGTATCAAGCCATAGGTGTAACTATCGTAACCTTTTTTGTGGTTTTGTTTTTATATCAAACCCGTTTAATTGTAGTAACCAACACCACTAAAAGTGTTATTATTACCGTGTGCACGACTATATTTTTAGTATATATTATCTCTTGGATTTTAAGCCTTTTTGGAATTAAATCTTTTATTTGGGGAACCTCTTGGCTAGCTATTGGTTTTAATATTTTTGCAACCATTTTTGCCGCATTATCCCTTTTATTAGATTTTGATTACATAGAAAGACAAAAAAACAAAGCTTCCAAGTACAAGGAGTGGATGGCAACTTGGGGACTTTTAGTTACTTTAATTTGGTTGTATGTTGAGATTTTAAGACTAATGAAAAAGTTTGCTATTAGATTTTAA
- a CDS encoding DUF456 domain-containing protein, whose product MDILFSLLGLMFILFGLAGSLLPIIPGPPLSWIGLLFLYMTTAVPNDTTFLVITGIVAIAIFTLDYFIPAIGTKRFGGSRSGVIGTTIGLFIGLFSPIPGGIIIGPFVGAFIGEKYNNANNNQALKAAFGSFLGFITGTLLKFIVAIVYFGYFIATFWEYKHLMV is encoded by the coding sequence ATGGATATCTTATTTAGCCTGTTAGGTTTAATGTTTATATTATTTGGATTGGCTGGCAGCTTATTACCTATTATTCCTGGTCCTCCATTAAGTTGGATTGGCTTATTGTTTTTATATATGACTACAGCTGTACCCAATGACACGACTTTTTTAGTAATTACAGGTATTGTAGCTATAGCTATATTTACTTTAGATTATTTTATTCCTGCAATTGGTACCAAACGATTTGGTGGTAGTCGATCTGGAGTCATTGGAACAACTATTGGATTATTTATTGGCTTATTCTCGCCTATTCCAGGAGGCATAATTATTGGTCCATTTGTTGGTGCTTTTATCGGTGAAAAATATAATAATGCTAATAATAATCAGGCACTAAAAGCTGCGTTTGGATCGTTTTTAGGATTTATAACAGGAACCTTATTAAAGTTTATAGTAGCTATTGTATACTTTGGATATTTTATTGCTACGTTTTGGGAATACAAACACCTAATGGTATAA
- a CDS encoding M56 family metallopeptidase produces the protein MSLVIPLVKVSGFNNLIDTSSIMVLPELVLGNLNNQSPTYALSNTVFTVTNGYLLVTLFIFILFIIKLIKIIKLIHQNPKSQYHNLTIVHLKETNTAFSFFNYIFLGDTLTTTQRQSVFEHEKIHAKQKHTFDLLWFEVLKIVLWFNPLVYLYQIRISNIHEFLADQNAVEFNKSEYYQQLLQQVFNVKTYAFINPFFNQSLIKKRIIMLQKSKTKQTHLVKYLLLIPMVLGMLVYSSCSNESEVNKDPIVNMQTETLDVNNSKQIGVDLPFSAIDQSPLFEACKTLVDKDQQKKCFSDQVSNHVLNNFNTKLADNLDLKKGITKVFVSFKISKTGEIIDVMSRAEHPDLEVEANRVINNLPKLTPGMHEGKAVDVVYGLPIAFKIK, from the coding sequence ATGTCATTAGTTATTCCCTTAGTTAAAGTTAGTGGGTTTAATAACCTAATAGATACATCATCTATAATGGTATTACCAGAATTAGTTTTAGGGAATTTAAATAATCAATCACCAACATATGCGTTAAGTAATACTGTATTTACAGTAACTAATGGATATTTATTGGTCACATTATTTATTTTTATTTTATTTATTATCAAGCTAATTAAGATTATAAAACTTATCCATCAAAATCCAAAAAGCCAATACCATAACTTAACTATTGTCCATTTAAAAGAAACAAACACAGCCTTCTCTTTTTTTAATTATATCTTTTTAGGAGATACATTAACAACCACTCAGAGGCAATCTGTTTTTGAACACGAAAAGATACATGCCAAACAAAAACACACCTTTGATTTGTTGTGGTTTGAGGTCTTAAAGATTGTGTTATGGTTTAATCCTTTAGTGTATTTATATCAAATCAGAATTAGTAATATTCACGAATTTTTAGCGGATCAAAATGCAGTAGAATTCAATAAATCAGAGTATTATCAACAATTATTACAGCAAGTTTTTAATGTTAAAACGTATGCTTTTATCAATCCATTTTTCAATCAATCATTAATCAAAAAACGAATCATTATGTTACAAAAATCAAAAACGAAACAGACACATTTAGTTAAGTATTTATTATTAATTCCTATGGTTTTAGGAATGTTAGTCTATTCATCTTGTTCCAACGAAAGTGAAGTAAACAAAGACCCAATAGTAAATATGCAGACCGAAACATTAGATGTAAACAACAGTAAGCAAATAGGTGTAGACCTGCCATTTTCTGCTATTGATCAATCCCCTTTATTTGAAGCCTGTAAAACGCTTGTTGACAAAGACCAACAAAAAAAATGTTTTTCAGATCAAGTATCTAATCATGTCCTAAACAATTTTAATACTAAATTAGCTGATAATTTAGATTTAAAAAAAGGAATCACTAAGGTGTTTGTAAGTTTTAAAATAAGTAAAACAGGAGAGATTATTGATGTCATGTCAAGAGCAGAACATCCTGATCTTGAGGTAGAAGCCAATCGTGTAATAAATAATTTACCTAAATTGACACCTGGTATGCATGAAGGTAAAGCAGTAGATGTTGTTTACGGTTTACCAATCGCGTTTAAAATTAAATAA
- a CDS encoding ClpP family protease gives MSKTIKVQDAIDAKLLEERKVFLWGMVDDKSAKHVIDRLLYLDSLDTKDITLYINSPGGYVTSGFAMYDCIKSLKSDVSTVCTGLAASMGSILLSVGAKGKRFIQPHARVMIHQPSGGARGQASDIEITAQEIVKTKELSAHILADNCGQTYDKVMKDFNRDHWMGADESVAYGIVDGIAE, from the coding sequence ATGAGTAAAACAATAAAAGTACAAGATGCTATTGATGCTAAGCTTTTAGAAGAGCGTAAAGTGTTTCTTTGGGGAATGGTAGATGATAAATCAGCAAAGCATGTTATAGATAGATTGCTGTATTTAGATAGCTTAGATACAAAAGATATTACATTATACATTAATAGTCCAGGTGGTTATGTAACCTCAGGATTTGCAATGTACGATTGCATAAAAAGTTTAAAAAGTGACGTCTCTACAGTATGTACAGGACTAGCAGCATCAATGGGTTCAATATTACTATCTGTTGGAGCAAAAGGAAAACGTTTTATTCAACCACATGCAAGAGTCATGATACATCAACCAAGTGGTGGTGCACGTGGTCAAGCAAGTGATATTGAAATTACAGCTCAAGAAATTGTTAAAACAAAAGAGCTAAGTGCTCATATTTTAGCAGACAACTGTGGTCAAACATATGATAAAGTAATGAAAGATTTTAATCGTGACCATTGGATGGGAGCAGATGAGTCTGTTGCTTATGGTATTGTTGATGGTATAGCTGAGTAA
- a CDS encoding response regulator, whose amino-acid sequence MESKVLKILMVDDHPMIIEGYQHTLLATKKENQILEIDIATDCDSALAAIKKSKSIGKPYDIYFFDISIPQSSDGIYKSGEDLAKHIKQTQPEAKVVILTMFNEVYRIHNIIKTINPEGFLIKSDLTSSELASAFEVIQTKPPFYTGTINTIIKRSIFNPIEVDEINHKMLYYLSLGIRTKDLVEPLGITLSAIEKRKKNLKELFIVDDGKDETLISIAKEKGYI is encoded by the coding sequence ATGGAAAGTAAAGTATTAAAAATATTAATGGTTGATGATCACCCAATGATTATTGAAGGTTATCAACACACATTATTAGCTACTAAAAAAGAAAATCAAATATTAGAAATTGATATTGCTACGGACTGTGACTCTGCTTTAGCTGCAATAAAAAAATCAAAAAGTATTGGAAAACCCTACGATATCTATTTTTTTGATATTAGTATACCTCAATCCTCAGATGGTATTTATAAATCTGGAGAAGATTTGGCCAAACATATTAAGCAGACACAACCAGAAGCTAAAGTGGTTATTTTAACCATGTTTAACGAGGTTTACAGAATACATAATATAATTAAAACAATAAATCCTGAAGGGTTTTTAATTAAAAGTGATCTAACATCAAGCGAGTTAGCTAGTGCTTTTGAGGTTATACAAACAAAACCGCCATTTTATACAGGAACAATAAATACTATTATTAAACGAAGCATCTTTAATCCTATTGAAGTGGATGAGATAAATCACAAAATGCTTTACTATTTGTCATTAGGTATTAGGACAAAAGATTTAGTAGAGCCTTTAGGCATTACATTAAGTGCAATTGAAAAGCGTAAAAAAAATCTTAAAGAATTATTTATTGTGGATGATGGTAAGGACGAAACGCTTATAAGCATAGCTAAGGAGAAAGGCTATATTTAA
- a CDS encoding DUF58 domain-containing protein gives MKLQDELNKAGGFKNLEHLAKQVVEGFISGMHKSPFHGFSAEFAEHKIYNQGESTRHIDWKLFAKTDKLYTKRYDDETNLRCHIILDNSSSMHYPKMDNYALGTLNKIAFSALASAALMHILKKQRDAVGLSIYSDAYDFYAPEKGSERHHQMLIHQLEEAVKADPRTRQTDTYVYLHQIAEKIHRRSLIFVFTDMFQASTNQEKLFEALRHLKHNKHEVVLFHVHDKNKEVAFDFNNKPKKFIDIETGDYVNLYADQVKDNYKNEVLNYFNDLKMKCLQYKIKYVNADVNQAFDKILTTYMIEREKFI, from the coding sequence ATGAAACTACAAGACGAACTTAATAAAGCAGGTGGATTTAAAAACCTCGAACATTTGGCAAAACAAGTGGTCGAGGGTTTTATATCTGGAATGCATAAAAGTCCGTTTCATGGTTTTTCTGCAGAGTTTGCAGAGCACAAAATTTATAATCAAGGTGAAAGTACACGTCATATAGATTGGAAGCTATTTGCTAAAACAGATAAACTGTATACCAAACGGTATGATGACGAAACTAATTTACGTTGTCATATTATTTTGGATAATAGTAGTTCTATGCATTATCCAAAAATGGACAACTACGCTTTAGGAACTTTAAATAAGATTGCTTTTTCTGCGTTAGCCTCAGCAGCTTTGATGCATATCTTAAAAAAACAGCGAGACGCTGTAGGACTAAGCATATATAGTGATGCATACGATTTTTACGCACCAGAAAAAGGTAGCGAGCGTCATCATCAAATGCTAATCCATCAATTGGAAGAAGCTGTTAAAGCAGACCCTAGGACTAGACAAACAGATACCTATGTGTATTTGCATCAAATAGCAGAGAAGATACACAGACGCTCTTTAATATTTGTGTTTACAGACATGTTTCAGGCTTCAACAAATCAAGAGAAGTTATTTGAAGCTTTAAGACATCTAAAACATAATAAGCATGAGGTGGTTTTGTTTCATGTGCATGATAAAAATAAGGAAGTTGCTTTTGATTTTAATAATAAGCCCAAAAAGTTTATTGATATAGAAACTGGAGACTACGTCAATTTATATGCAGACCAAGTCAAGGATAATTATAAAAACGAAGTTTTAAATTATTTTAATGATTTAAAAATGAAATGTCTGCAATACAAGATTAAATACGTTAATGCTGATGTAAATCAGGCGTTTGACAAAATTTTGACTACGTATATGATCGAGCGCGAAAAATTTATTTAA
- a CDS encoding ATP-binding protein, with protein MIKYFPLVILLFASLGFSQSSDSIYYYRNLAKNDQITTEDRIIYARKAITLSAKTDSDSTLLNSQRVLSFLYIIDGQIDNIKSINLDNLSLAKKIKDSVSIANAYYNLGYSYGKTQKVDSAYYYYFNAVKLYDKLEDFKNYAAVLLNMANIQESERDYIGAQNNVIKAINVVDKLQKNDYNVDTEWSLYNLIGIISGELQQYDNSIEYHNKAINSSNKLKDNYFYKIYSNVNIASTYRKKGDYNLAIDKYNQILESSKLLSEDASTYAYVINDLAYSKFLRGKDSNKEIETLYRQAFRLSDSISDKNIKMSVSLNFSDYFKTINQLDSAAIYSTTAYSLGKELKHNKTILKALYIKSEIEKGEPSKKYLFEHIRLNDSLLFAERSSRNKFMRIDYETEEIKQENQQISRQRLWLLIVSGGLLFTLFFLYIIKTQREKNKELQLERQQQEANEEIYKLMLSQQDKIDEARSLEKNRISKDIHDGILGKLFGVRLSLDGLNLSVNKEAIDKRSYYISELKNIEEDIRKVSHELNTDFIKQSGFLDIVKTLVDAQMNAYKIEYTFYGDDSIDWDALNNKVKIHLYRILQETMQNAYKHAEATKVDISFKMEANALVFCISDNGKGFDTHKAKKGIGLKNIEDRIQEINGELKIKSHENTGTKIIIIVPTINN; from the coding sequence TTGATAAAATATTTTCCATTAGTAATTCTACTTTTTGCTAGTCTAGGTTTTAGTCAGAGTTCCGACTCAATATACTATTACAGAAACTTAGCCAAAAATGACCAAATAACTACGGAAGATAGAATTATCTATGCTAGAAAAGCAATTACATTATCTGCTAAAACTGATAGTGATTCTACTTTATTAAATAGTCAAAGGGTCTTATCTTTTTTATACATTATTGATGGGCAAATAGATAATATCAAATCAATAAATCTTGATAATTTATCTCTTGCTAAAAAAATAAAAGATTCGGTATCAATAGCAAATGCATACTATAATCTAGGCTACTCTTATGGTAAAACACAAAAAGTAGATAGTGCTTATTATTATTACTTTAACGCAGTTAAGCTTTACGATAAGTTAGAAGATTTTAAAAATTATGCTGCTGTTTTATTAAATATGGCAAATATCCAAGAGTCTGAAAGAGATTATATTGGAGCACAAAATAATGTAATTAAGGCCATAAATGTTGTTGATAAACTTCAAAAAAACGACTATAATGTAGATACAGAATGGTCCTTATATAACCTTATTGGTATAATATCAGGAGAGCTTCAGCAATATGATAACTCAATAGAATATCACAACAAAGCGATTAATAGTAGTAATAAACTAAAGGATAATTATTTCTACAAAATCTATTCTAACGTAAATATAGCTTCGACTTATCGAAAAAAAGGGGATTACAATCTTGCTATTGATAAGTACAATCAAATTTTAGAAAGTAGTAAACTGTTATCAGAGGATGCTTCGACTTATGCTTATGTAATAAACGATTTGGCGTATTCTAAATTTTTGCGTGGTAAGGATTCTAATAAAGAAATTGAAACCCTTTATAGACAAGCGTTTAGGCTTAGTGACTCCATTTCAGATAAAAATATAAAGATGTCTGTTAGTCTTAATTTTTCAGACTATTTTAAAACCATTAATCAACTTGATTCTGCAGCGATATATTCTACTACAGCATATTCTTTGGGTAAAGAGTTAAAGCATAATAAGACTATTTTAAAAGCGCTTTATATAAAGTCTGAAATTGAAAAAGGTGAACCTTCTAAAAAATATCTCTTTGAACATATTAGACTAAATGATAGTTTGCTTTTTGCAGAACGATCAAGTCGAAATAAATTTATGAGAATTGATTATGAAACGGAAGAAATTAAACAAGAAAATCAACAAATCTCACGTCAGCGCTTGTGGTTACTTATTGTTTCTGGAGGGTTATTATTTACATTGTTTTTTCTGTACATTATTAAAACCCAACGTGAAAAAAATAAAGAACTACAGTTAGAAAGACAGCAGCAAGAAGCTAATGAGGAGATATACAAGCTCATGTTATCTCAGCAAGATAAAATTGATGAAGCAAGAAGTTTAGAAAAAAATAGAATATCTAAAGATATTCATGATGGTATATTAGGAAAACTTTTTGGAGTAAGACTTAGTTTGGATGGTCTAAATTTAAGCGTAAATAAAGAGGCTATTGACAAAAGAAGCTATTATATAAGCGAGCTTAAAAATATAGAAGAAGACATCCGTAAAGTATCCCATGAGCTAAATACCGACTTTATAAAACAATCTGGTTTTTTGGATATTGTCAAGACGTTGGTTGATGCACAAATGAATGCTTATAAAATAGAGTACACTTTTTATGGCGACGATAGTATTGATTGGGATGCATTAAATAATAAAGTAAAAATTCACCTGTATCGTATTTTGCAAGAAACAATGCAAAATGCATATAAACATGCTGAAGCAACTAAGGTGGATATTTCATTTAAAATGGAAGCTAATGCATTAGTTTTTTGCATTTCGGATAACGGAAAAGGGTTTGATACACATAAAGCTAAAAAAGGCATTGGATTAAAAAATATAGAGGATAGAATACAAGAAATTAATGGCGAGCTTAAAATAAAAAGCCATGAAAATACAGGAACTAAAATTATAATTATTGTCCCTACAATTAATAATTAA
- a CDS encoding tetratricopeptide repeat protein — MKTFSVIVSIFLFVSVNAQTSILETADSLYNHGNYTKAIQFYNQLDNTADYTDKIAKSYQYLGNYDQAVGYYNKSVVNSPNNLLFKFELSKLLFQNGQLVQAKKHLMDLIKADQSNPNYYYYLGLVGNASNDFETAQNNFLKAFQLDQTHQKVIFELAKYSLQKRAFKKVEDYVNKGLESYPNNKQLIGLIAQKYYLNNEYHESISQFLKLLDLGETTKFVYEKLGYCYGKVYYYSKAIKYLDLALKLDPKDANNHYLLGINYEQIREYDLAEKHVLEAIKLQDQPLDEQYAKLGVLYNLQDKPDQAIQAFTNAIKENPKTESNYFFRTFTKLDYFKDLDAKQKEVEKYINQFPDSKYSEILKVKLATYKSEKFQNKTE; from the coding sequence ATGAAAACCTTTAGTGTCATAGTCAGTATTTTCTTATTTGTTAGTGTTAACGCTCAAACATCCATTCTAGAAACTGCAGATAGTTTATATAATCACGGAAATTACACTAAGGCAATCCAATTTTATAATCAGTTAGATAATACTGCAGATTATACGGATAAAATAGCCAAATCCTATCAATATTTAGGCAACTATGACCAAGCAGTAGGCTACTATAATAAGTCAGTAGTAAATAGTCCAAATAATCTTTTATTTAAGTTTGAATTAAGTAAATTATTGTTTCAAAATGGTCAATTAGTCCAAGCTAAAAAACATTTGATGGACCTAATAAAAGCAGATCAATCTAACCCTAATTACTACTATTATTTAGGGTTGGTTGGTAATGCTTCAAACGATTTTGAAACTGCTCAGAATAATTTTTTAAAAGCCTTTCAACTTGATCAAACACATCAAAAAGTAATTTTTGAATTGGCTAAATACAGTCTCCAAAAAAGAGCATTTAAAAAAGTTGAAGATTATGTAAATAAAGGGTTAGAATCCTATCCTAATAACAAGCAATTAATAGGACTTATTGCTCAAAAATACTATTTAAATAATGAGTACCATGAATCCATAAGTCAGTTTTTAAAACTCTTAGATTTGGGCGAAACAACTAAGTTTGTTTACGAAAAATTAGGGTATTGTTATGGTAAAGTTTACTATTACAGTAAGGCTATAAAATATTTAGACCTAGCTTTAAAGTTAGACCCAAAGGATGCTAATAATCATTATTTATTAGGTATCAATTATGAACAAATCCGTGAATATGATTTAGCCGAAAAGCATGTTTTAGAAGCAATTAAACTGCAGGATCAACCCTTGGATGAGCAGTATGCTAAATTAGGTGTTTTGTACAATTTACAAGATAAACCAGACCAAGCGATTCAGGCTTTTACTAATGCAATAAAAGAAAATCCAAAGACAGAGTCTAATTACTTTTTTAGGACCTTTACAAAATTGGATTATTTTAAAGACCTTGACGCTAAACAAAAAGAGGTTGAAAAGTATATTAATCAATTTCCGGACAGTAAATATTCAGAAATATTAAAGGTTAAATTAGCGACGTACAAAAGCGAAAAATTTCAAAATAAAACTGAATAA
- the trxA gene encoding thioredoxin, translating into MLTRSKTQLKHNIMALEITDANFEETVLKSDKPVVVDFWAAWCGPCRMVGPIIDELSTEYEGKAIVGKVDVDANQEFAAKYGVRNIPTVLVFQNGEVVGRQVGVAPKTAYAEALDALL; encoded by the coding sequence ATATTAACACGTAGTAAAACACAATTAAAACATAATATTATGGCATTAGAAATAACAGATGCAAACTTTGAAGAAACAGTATTAAAAAGCGATAAGCCTGTAGTAGTTGACTTTTGGGCAGCCTGGTGTGGACCATGTCGTATGGTTGGACCAATCATCGATGAATTAAGTACTGAGTATGAAGGTAAAGCCATCGTAGGAAAAGTAGACGTAGATGCAAATCAAGAATTTGCAGCAAAATATGGTGTACGTAACATCCCAACGGTTTTAGTATTTCAAAATGGTGAAGTAGTAGGACGTCAGGTAGGTGTAGCACCAAAAACAGCTTACGCTGAAGCATTAGACGCTTTATTATAA
- a CDS encoding PDZ domain-containing protein, whose protein sequence is MKRCLPLIFALVSFASIVNAQTANDCKQTCTIDKIVYETAFLGVQFGSPCDKESKTDQGVIILKVIDNTAAAENNLQPYDLVLAIDDLEVNRRGDAMNAVKAYQPFDTVKLTIQRDGKISVKTITLGAKSSKVVQEEVCCDAITTTLSKQNISLYPNPAVSQLNVAFKAVLKGEYNFAIYMTNGVLVKQYKKRFTKGDLNEVINVDKLEDGVYVLKISKDNTTYSNLFVVKRN, encoded by the coding sequence ATGAAAAGATGTCTACCCTTGATTTTTGCTTTAGTAAGTTTTGCAAGTATAGTAAATGCACAAACCGCTAATGATTGTAAACAAACCTGCACAATTGATAAAATAGTATACGAAACTGCTTTTTTAGGTGTTCAGTTTGGTAGTCCATGTGATAAAGAAAGTAAAACAGATCAAGGTGTTATTATCCTAAAAGTAATAGATAATACTGCTGCTGCAGAAAACAACTTGCAACCCTACGACTTAGTTTTGGCAATAGACGATTTAGAAGTAAATAGAAGAGGTGATGCTATGAATGCTGTAAAAGCTTATCAGCCTTTTGATACTGTAAAGTTAACGATTCAACGTGACGGAAAAATAAGTGTAAAAACAATCACATTAGGTGCTAAATCATCCAAAGTAGTTCAAGAGGAAGTGTGCTGCGATGCAATAACAACTACCTTATCTAAACAAAATATTAGTCTTTATCCAAATCCTGCAGTAAGCCAGTTAAATGTGGCTTTTAAAGCGGTCCTTAAAGGTGAGTATAATTTTGCTATTTACATGACTAATGGTGTACTTGTAAAACAATACAAAAAACGCTTTACTAAAGGTGATTTAAACGAAGTCATAAATGTAGATAAACTAGAGGATGGTGTCTATGTATTAAAAATTTCAAAAGACAATACAACCTATTCTAATCTGTTTGTAGTTAAAAGAAATTAA